A genomic window from Salvia splendens isolate huo1 chromosome 11, SspV2, whole genome shotgun sequence includes:
- the LOC121756267 gene encoding ycf49-like protein, translated as MVMINCVSLPKQFSLPKLESPLPPSKLEAKKVMFSRGATGVLIGAAGITIMSLAGPSSAAEFPILTEPPNALSLSTWAVHVSSVVEWATAMALVWQYGEKSGYQSWKGLSWGMVPLLGGALCACTWHFFYNAESLEILVALQAALTVIGNATMCIAAYRIYASSQERSKNS; from the exons ATGGTAATGATAAACTGTGTCTCCCTTCCAAAACAATTCTCTCTCCCAAAATTGGAGTCACCGCTTCCTCCATCCAAACTCGAGGCTAAAAAGGTCATGTTTAGCCGTGGGGCCACAGGCGTCTTAATCGGAGCTGCTGGAATTACCATAATGTCCCTCGCCGGACCCTCCTCCGCTGCTGAGTTTCCGATTCTCACTGAGCCACCCAacgccctctctctctccacctGGGCTGTTCACGTTTCCAGCGTCGTCGAGTG GGCTACTGCAATGGCTTTGGTGTGGCAGTACGGCGAGAAATCTGGTTATCAATCTTGGAAGGGTCTCTCTTGGGGAATG GTACCCTTGTTAGGTGGAGCACTTTGTGCTTGTACATGGCATTTCTTTTACAACGCAGAGTCGCTTGAG ATCTTGGTGGCTCTTCAAGCAGCTTTGACTGTGATTGGTAATGCGACAATGTGCATAGCTGCCTACCGCATCTACGCATCATCACAGGAACGCTCCAAAAACTCTTGA